From Bacillus pumilus, one genomic window encodes:
- a CDS encoding MFS transporter has translation MLGEKTVSKKNIIALSSVPLIMTLGNSMLIPVLPEIEKTLSITSFQVSLIITVYSVVAILCIPIAGYLSDRIGRKKVLLPCLLIAGLGGAVAAVASTIMKEPYMWILFGRVLQGVGSAGAAPVVMPFIGDLFHDDEEVSAGLGAIETSNTAGKVLSPIIGALLASWFWFVPFWFIPFFSIISFLMVLFMVESAKKEEDPPTFKEFLKSTKTIFKHEGRWLYAIFAIGGFIMFLLFGVLFYLSDNLEAAYQIKGVKKGLLLSIPLLFLSISSYIAGKTIGKEKGKMRIFIIVGMALLSLSYMFLWWNHSFYVLFICLSIGGVGIGIVLPALDALITEGIEKEQCGTITSFYSSMRFIGVALGPPIYAYLMDKGDSIVFILSTICSLISLFLVLFFIQPDEKDESEQLKTV, from the coding sequence ATGTTGGGCGAGAAAACAGTCAGTAAAAAGAATATTATTGCATTATCATCAGTGCCTCTAATCATGACACTTGGGAACTCGATGTTAATACCTGTATTGCCAGAGATAGAAAAGACACTCTCCATCACTTCCTTTCAAGTCTCCCTCATTATTACGGTATACTCTGTTGTAGCGATCTTATGTATTCCAATCGCCGGCTATTTATCGGACCGAATCGGGCGTAAAAAGGTACTCCTGCCGTGTCTGTTAATCGCAGGTCTTGGTGGGGCTGTGGCAGCAGTTGCCTCAACGATCATGAAAGAACCCTACATGTGGATTCTATTTGGAAGGGTCCTTCAAGGTGTTGGCTCAGCCGGGGCAGCACCTGTCGTGATGCCGTTTATAGGAGATTTGTTTCATGATGATGAAGAAGTAAGTGCGGGACTTGGCGCCATCGAAACCTCTAACACAGCTGGAAAGGTATTAAGCCCGATTATTGGGGCGCTTCTAGCTTCATGGTTTTGGTTTGTGCCGTTTTGGTTTATTCCGTTCTTTTCAATCATCAGCTTTCTCATGGTACTGTTCATGGTAGAGTCCGCGAAAAAAGAGGAGGACCCGCCTACATTCAAAGAATTTTTAAAATCAACAAAGACCATTTTTAAACATGAGGGACGCTGGCTTTATGCCATTTTTGCAATTGGCGGTTTTATTATGTTTCTTCTTTTTGGTGTGCTTTTTTACTTATCTGATAACCTTGAGGCAGCTTATCAAATTAAGGGTGTCAAAAAAGGGCTCCTGCTTAGTATCCCGCTCCTTTTTCTATCCATCAGTTCATACATTGCTGGGAAAACGATTGGAAAAGAAAAAGGGAAAATGAGAATCTTTATAATCGTAGGCATGGCCTTGTTATCACTTTCCTATATGTTTTTATGGTGGAATCACAGCTTTTACGTATTGTTTATCTGTTTAAGCATTGGCGGTGTTGGCATCGGTATTGTACTGCCTGCACTTGATGCCCTGATCACAGAAGGAATCGAAAAAGAGCAGTGCGGAACCATTACGTCATTTTACAGCAGTATGCGTTTTATCGGTGTCGCTTTAGGACCTCCGATTTACGCCTATCTCATGGATAAAGGGGACTCCATCGTTTTTATTCTCTCGACCATTTGCAGTCTTATTTCACTATTTTTGGTCCTCTTCTTCATCCAGCCAGATGAAAAGGATGAAAGTGAACAATTAAAAACGGTTTAA
- a CDS encoding MMPL family transporter, with the protein MLQIIKARWIVLVVWMITAVILFITAPNLEELTREKGQLKVPEGTPTAEALHLLDKLSDHNGKKDTGVIVFSEQHLFPEKEQELKKALSALMTHAPDLHIDGITSYFHVDPDIQKQLLSKDKSTLLVPFKFDHYETKAVKIKEQIEEVLKPYHVSYEMTGQKFVDSDVIKSSQQGLKKTELITMIFIFFILIIVFRSILAPVVPLITIGISYAVSRCIVAFLVEYMQFPLSNFTQIFMVAIMFGIGTDYCILLLSRFKEEIGQGRDVKESIIITYKCAGKTVFFSGLAVLVGFSSIGFAKFQLYQSAVSVAVGVGILLIALVTIVPFFMSVFGQSLFWPSKRENIRHPQSKMWEWAGRFSFKRPLISLGLVALITVPPILMYDGTLSYNSLNEIGTKYESVSAFNTISEQFGFGEALPLNVLVESDNKLDNQEKIVMIEKLTRKLNDIDEVKTVRSVTRPVGDGLSQLYVTSQAKELGGELGKGHEGIGKISDGLTETNLALLKQKPKIQESAKGIDQLIDGTKAIKSGIGEVRESLISLEDGVRRSKDGVGTIRSKIKEAKKELEQEYRSSEVMIQELKRMVSTLERHAKSNQQLMTTIKKVKKSYENVSFEALEKRLPEVKDMDEYKEIKKVFKDTKGMLDQAGDQMSVYEEEASHFKQKIKKADQVIQTLSSKQKDVKRQVQALMDGLDQIYDGLEQTNEGQKQLIKEMPKIEDGADQLTDGQKAIKKGFNQLSSKLTLLTDGLDESIEGLEQVKSGFTEADGYLKQLQQAPDEEITGWFIPEDVLKRHEFKQIFHTYMSPDRKLTTFEVILNVNPYSNEAMKGVAKIEDTLDQYLPVSGLKNVNYGVSGISSLNVDLKETSDGDFIRTVIFMLIGIFIILIILLRSIVMPIYLTLSLILTYFTSIGLTEWIFKTFFGYDGVSWAVPFFSFVILVTLGIDYSIFLMDRFNEWKGEHVQASMISAMRNMGSVIISAVAILAGTFAAMLPSGVLSLIEIATVILIGLLLYAFVVLPLFIPVMVRIFGKWNWWPFRMK; encoded by the coding sequence ATGTTGCAAATAATTAAAGCAAGATGGATTGTATTAGTGGTGTGGATGATAACAGCTGTGATTCTGTTTATTACTGCGCCTAATTTAGAGGAATTAACAAGAGAAAAAGGGCAATTAAAGGTTCCGGAGGGGACACCAACAGCTGAGGCACTTCACTTATTGGATAAGCTATCAGATCATAACGGGAAAAAAGATACGGGTGTCATTGTATTCTCCGAACAACATCTGTTCCCTGAGAAAGAGCAGGAATTAAAAAAGGCTTTATCTGCACTCATGACTCATGCCCCAGACCTCCACATTGACGGAATTACTTCGTATTTTCATGTAGATCCGGACATTCAAAAACAACTTTTATCAAAGGATAAAAGTACACTTCTTGTTCCATTCAAATTCGACCACTACGAAACAAAAGCTGTGAAGATTAAAGAACAAATTGAGGAAGTTTTAAAGCCCTATCATGTCTCATATGAAATGACGGGTCAAAAATTTGTGGATTCAGATGTCATTAAAAGCTCTCAACAAGGTCTGAAGAAAACTGAACTTATTACGATGATTTTTATTTTCTTTATTTTAATCATTGTTTTCAGATCGATTTTGGCACCTGTTGTTCCGCTCATTACGATCGGCATTTCTTATGCCGTCAGCCGGTGTATTGTGGCTTTTCTAGTAGAATATATGCAATTTCCTCTATCTAATTTTACTCAGATTTTTATGGTAGCTATTATGTTCGGTATAGGAACAGATTATTGTATTTTGCTGTTAAGCCGTTTTAAAGAAGAGATCGGTCAAGGTCGTGATGTCAAAGAGTCGATTATCATCACATATAAATGTGCAGGGAAAACGGTCTTTTTCAGTGGCTTAGCCGTGTTAGTCGGCTTCTCAAGCATTGGGTTTGCCAAATTTCAATTGTATCAATCAGCTGTTAGTGTTGCTGTTGGAGTTGGCATACTGCTGATTGCCCTAGTCACCATCGTTCCCTTTTTTATGTCTGTTTTCGGACAATCCCTTTTTTGGCCATCTAAAAGAGAAAACATTCGCCACCCGCAAAGTAAAATGTGGGAATGGGCTGGGCGTTTTTCATTTAAAAGGCCGCTGATCAGTTTAGGTTTAGTTGCACTAATTACTGTGCCTCCTATTTTGATGTACGACGGAACTCTTTCTTATAACAGCTTAAATGAGATTGGGACAAAGTATGAATCAGTGTCTGCATTTAATACGATATCAGAGCAATTTGGCTTTGGGGAAGCGCTGCCCCTGAATGTACTTGTTGAAAGTGACAATAAGTTAGATAACCAAGAAAAGATTGTCATGATTGAAAAACTGACCCGTAAATTAAATGACATTGACGAAGTAAAAACAGTCCGCAGTGTCACTAGGCCTGTTGGAGACGGGCTAAGTCAGCTTTACGTCACCTCTCAAGCAAAAGAGCTGGGAGGAGAACTTGGCAAAGGCCACGAAGGAATCGGGAAAATTTCAGATGGCCTGACCGAAACAAATCTTGCCCTTCTTAAACAAAAACCAAAAATTCAAGAATCCGCTAAAGGCATTGACCAGCTGATTGATGGAACAAAAGCGATCAAAAGCGGAATTGGAGAAGTAAGGGAGTCCTTGATCTCTTTAGAAGATGGGGTAAGGCGCAGTAAAGATGGCGTCGGGACCATCCGAAGTAAAATCAAAGAAGCAAAAAAGGAATTAGAGCAAGAATATCGCAGCAGTGAAGTGATGATTCAAGAGCTTAAGCGAATGGTGAGTACGCTGGAACGTCATGCGAAATCGAATCAGCAGCTGATGACCACCATTAAAAAAGTAAAAAAATCCTATGAAAATGTATCGTTTGAAGCACTTGAAAAACGGCTTCCAGAAGTAAAAGATATGGATGAATATAAAGAAATCAAGAAAGTATTCAAAGACACAAAAGGAATGCTTGATCAAGCAGGGGACCAAATGAGTGTGTATGAAGAGGAAGCCTCTCACTTTAAACAAAAGATCAAAAAAGCAGATCAAGTAATTCAAACCTTATCAAGCAAGCAAAAAGACGTAAAACGCCAAGTGCAAGCACTCATGGACGGGCTCGATCAAATTTATGACGGTCTTGAACAAACAAATGAAGGACAAAAACAATTGATCAAAGAAATGCCTAAAATTGAAGATGGAGCAGATCAGCTGACAGACGGCCAAAAAGCCATCAAAAAAGGATTTAACCAGCTTTCATCAAAACTCACATTGTTAACAGATGGTTTAGATGAAAGTATTGAAGGGCTCGAGCAGGTCAAAAGCGGCTTCACAGAGGCGGACGGCTACTTAAAGCAGCTTCAGCAAGCGCCAGATGAAGAAATAACGGGCTGGTTTATTCCAGAAGACGTGCTGAAACGTCATGAATTTAAACAAATCTTTCATACGTATATGTCTCCAGATCGTAAATTAACAACCTTTGAAGTCATATTAAATGTGAATCCATACAGCAATGAAGCGATGAAAGGCGTTGCGAAAATTGAGGACACCCTTGATCAATATTTACCTGTCAGCGGGTTAAAGAATGTAAATTACGGTGTGTCTGGTATCTCAAGTTTAAATGTAGATTTAAAAGAAACATCTGACGGTGACTTTATTCGAACGGTCATTTTCATGTTAATTGGCATCTTTATCATTTTAATTATATTATTACGGTCAATCGTCATGCCGATATACTTAACACTTTCACTTATTTTAACGTATTTTACATCCATCGGTTTAACTGAATGGATCTTTAAAACCTTTTTTGGCTACGACGGTGTCAGCTGGGCTGTCCCATTTTTCAGCTTTGTCATTCTTGTCACCCTTGGCATTGATTATTCGATCTTTCTGATGGATCGCTTTAATGAATGGAAGGGAGAGCATGTGCAAGCATCAATGATATCAGCGATGAGAAATATGGGTTCCGTCATTATTTCAGCAGTCGCGATATTAGCGGGGACCTTCGCCGCCATGCTGCCGTCTGGTGTATTATCACTTATTGAGATTGCAACGGTCATACTCATTGGACTTTTATTATATGCTTTTGTTGTATTGCCGCTCTTTATCCCGGTCATGGTTCGTATTTTCGGTAAATGGAATTGGTGGCCTTTTAGAATGAAATAA
- the yfmF gene encoding EF-P 5-aminopentanol modification-associated protein YfmF translates to MTYLQEKTLDTPGLHTHIVKTEKFKTVTILFKMLAPLSKDDVTMRSLFPHVLLRGTEKMPKTGELRAYFDELYGATVSADMAKKGENHIITFRLEMANEKYLKDQTPLLEKGIALLSDLLFHPYVEDGAFSQLYVDQEKRTLKQRIQAVYDDKMRYSNLRLVQEMCKGEPYALHVNGEMEDIETITAHSLFEAYEHALQSNQLDLYVVGDVDEQDISRMVSQYFKTSDREPVKQHADSTRTQKEAKEVIDEEDVKQGKLNIGFRTHTTIADEDYPALHLFNGIFGGFSHSKLFINVREKASLAYYAVSRLESFKGLMMVMSGIEVGNYRQAVDIIKEQFEAMQKGDFSDEAIDQTKAVVKNQLLETIDTSYGTAEYLYQHAVVPTGETLDSFLEALDRVTKEDIIKVGQKIEWDTTYFLKGTEGAS, encoded by the coding sequence ATGACGTACTTACAAGAGAAGACACTAGACACACCTGGTCTTCATACTCATATTGTCAAAACAGAAAAATTTAAAACGGTCACAATTCTTTTTAAAATGCTTGCGCCTCTATCGAAAGATGATGTCACCATGCGTTCACTTTTCCCGCATGTGCTGTTAAGAGGAACAGAGAAAATGCCGAAAACGGGAGAATTGCGTGCTTATTTTGATGAGCTTTATGGTGCAACTGTTTCGGCAGACATGGCGAAAAAAGGGGAAAATCACATCATTACCTTCCGCCTGGAAATGGCGAATGAAAAATATTTAAAGGATCAAACCCCTTTACTAGAAAAAGGAATTGCTTTACTATCTGATCTACTATTCCATCCGTATGTTGAAGATGGAGCGTTTAGTCAATTATATGTAGATCAAGAAAAACGTACTTTAAAACAGCGAATTCAAGCAGTGTATGATGATAAAATGCGTTACTCGAACTTAAGGCTTGTGCAGGAAATGTGCAAAGGTGAACCATATGCACTGCACGTCAATGGAGAAATGGAAGATATCGAAACGATCACAGCTCACTCGCTTTTTGAAGCTTATGAGCATGCGCTTCAATCAAATCAGCTTGATCTTTATGTTGTGGGAGATGTTGACGAACAAGACATCAGCCGAATGGTCTCTCAATACTTCAAAACAAGTGATAGAGAACCGGTCAAACAACACGCTGACTCAACAAGAACGCAAAAAGAAGCAAAAGAAGTCATTGATGAAGAGGACGTGAAGCAAGGCAAGCTGAATATCGGCTTTCGCACGCATACGACGATTGCAGATGAAGATTATCCGGCGCTGCATTTGTTTAATGGCATATTTGGCGGCTTCTCGCATTCGAAGCTATTCATCAATGTTCGGGAAAAAGCAAGTCTTGCGTACTACGCTGTGTCTAGACTTGAGAGCTTTAAAGGCTTGATGATGGTCATGTCAGGAATTGAAGTCGGCAACTACCGGCAGGCAGTAGACATCATTAAAGAACAATTTGAAGCAATGCAAAAAGGTGATTTTTCAGATGAAGCGATTGACCAAACAAAGGCTGTCGTCAAAAATCAGCTGCTTGAAACGATTGATACATCTTATGGGACAGCAGAATATTTGTATCAGCATGCCGTTGTGCCAACAGGGGAAACCCTTGATTCCTTTTTAGAAGCATTAGACCGAGTGACAAAAGAGGACATCATCAAAGTGGGTCAGAAAATCGAATGGGATACGACCTATTTTCTTAAAGGAACGGAGGGTGCTTCATGA
- the yfmH gene encoding EF-P 5-aminopentanol modification-associated protein YfmH codes for MTVKTIQFDQLQETVYHEKMESGLDVYVLPKQGFNKTYATFTTKYGSVDNEFVPLGKEDMIRVPDGIAHFLEHKLFEKEDGDVFHTFSKQGASANAFTTFTRTAYLFSSTSNVEQNLETLIDFVQEPYFTEKTVEKEKGIIGQEINMYDDNPDWRLFFGLIENLYQEHPVRIDIAGTVESIAPITKDHLYECYETFYHPSNMLLFVVGPVDPKQILDQVRANQAKKPFTDQPEIKRKDINEPEGVYRKEYELPMNVQGSKCMFGLKTKNPHKKGNQLLKHELGMNLILETLFGKSSLQYEQMYEKGLIDETFSYDYTEEGGFGFTSVGGDTNDPDQLAKELKETLLQAKNLMSEEKIELARKKKIGSFLKAMNSPEYIANQFTRYAFLDMSLFDVVTMLEQIQLADIQQILEEEIDEERMSVFKVVPKTK; via the coding sequence ATGACAGTGAAAACAATTCAATTCGACCAGCTGCAAGAAACGGTCTATCACGAAAAAATGGAGAGCGGACTTGACGTCTATGTGCTGCCAAAGCAAGGGTTTAACAAAACCTATGCGACCTTTACAACCAAATATGGCTCTGTCGATAACGAATTTGTGCCGCTTGGCAAAGAAGACATGATTCGAGTGCCTGACGGAATTGCCCATTTCTTAGAGCATAAACTGTTTGAAAAAGAAGATGGAGACGTATTTCATACATTTAGTAAGCAAGGAGCATCCGCAAACGCTTTTACAACGTTTACGAGAACAGCTTACTTATTCTCAAGTACCTCAAATGTCGAACAAAACCTTGAGACACTCATTGATTTTGTTCAAGAGCCTTATTTTACTGAAAAAACGGTCGAAAAAGAAAAAGGCATCATTGGCCAAGAGATTAACATGTATGATGACAATCCGGACTGGCGTTTATTCTTCGGTCTGATTGAAAATCTATATCAAGAGCATCCCGTGAGAATTGATATTGCTGGAACAGTAGAAAGTATTGCTCCGATTACAAAAGATCATTTGTATGAATGCTATGAAACGTTCTATCACCCGAGCAATATGCTTCTATTTGTTGTCGGTCCCGTTGATCCAAAGCAAATATTAGATCAAGTCAGAGCGAATCAGGCGAAAAAGCCATTTACAGACCAGCCAGAGATCAAACGAAAAGACATCAATGAGCCTGAAGGTGTGTACCGAAAAGAATACGAACTTCCTATGAACGTACAAGGCTCGAAATGTATGTTCGGGTTGAAAACAAAGAATCCTCATAAAAAAGGAAATCAGCTGCTAAAACATGAGCTCGGGATGAATCTCATTTTAGAGACGCTGTTTGGTAAAAGCTCCTTACAATATGAACAAATGTATGAAAAAGGCTTAATTGATGAGACCTTCAGCTACGATTATACGGAAGAAGGCGGCTTTGGCTTCACGTCCGTTGGCGGAGATACAAATGATCCTGATCAACTGGCAAAAGAATTAAAAGAAACCCTTCTTCAAGCAAAGAACCTGATGTCAGAAGAAAAAATTGAGCTAGCGCGCAAGAAGAAAATCGGCAGCTTTTTAAAAGCCATGAACTCTCCCGAATACATTGCGAACCAATTCACTCGATATGCATTTTTAGACATGAGCTTATTTGATGTCGTGACCATGCTGGAACAAATCCAATTAGCCGACATTCAGCAAATTTTAGAGGAAGAAATTGATGAAGAACGGATGTCCGTTTTCAAAGTCGTCCCGAAAACAAAATAA
- a CDS encoding MarR family winged helix-turn-helix transcriptional regulator, whose product MEQNKIAQLIQRYADVYLMMEKKVSSMITEKLDKELTLDQYYSLRYINLHPGCTSTDLANVCNVNKSAVTSMTNRLFTKNYIVREHDQADRRNVHLYVTPEGKDVVSRMEKQLQDLVRSYFEKLEEKEMESFIQTYEKIYQVIIEEEAQSTNESNHKG is encoded by the coding sequence ATGGAACAAAATAAAATTGCACAGCTCATTCAGAGATATGCAGACGTCTATCTCATGATGGAAAAAAAGGTATCGAGTATGATCACGGAAAAGCTTGATAAAGAGCTGACGCTTGATCAGTATTACTCGCTTCGATACATCAATTTACATCCTGGATGTACATCAACTGACCTTGCAAATGTATGTAATGTGAACAAAAGTGCTGTAACCTCCATGACAAATCGTCTTTTTACGAAAAACTATATTGTCCGTGAGCACGATCAAGCCGATCGAAGAAATGTTCACCTATACGTCACGCCAGAGGGCAAAGACGTGGTCAGCCGAATGGAAAAGCAGCTTCAGGATCTAGTTCGATCTTATTTTGAAAAGCTGGAAGAAAAAGAAATGGAATCATTTATTCAAACATATGAAAAGATCTATCAAGTGATCATCGAAGAGGAGGCACAAAGTACTAATGAGAGCAATCATAAAGGGTAG
- a CDS encoding MMPL family transporter, translating into MRAIIKGRWLITILWIVLAAVLLITAPNMAQLTKEKGQISVPDGYPSSYADQLLKKMSENGDTEKSIVIVFQEKNIVKERETSLKKAMEIIEKDQDLHVEDITSYFEANKDIKKQMLSKDETTLLVPVTYDSNKIKASDFKEKVNEKLKSLNLTFEMTGQPLIDDDVITSSQEGLKKTEFITIGFILIVLVLVFRSAVAPFVPLVAVALSYLVSQSIVAYLVKYLDFPLSTFTQIFMVAIMFGIGTDYCILLLSRFKEEIAHGKDKIEAILITYKTAGKTVLFSGIAVLIGFTCIGLAQFQLYKSAVAVAVGVAVLIVALLTIVPFFMAVLGKVLFWPIKGDIAHPQSKMWETAGRFSFKKPLFSLLIVGIITLPPILMYKGTLSYNSLDEIGNKYESVNAFNTISDKFGPGEALPATIVVKSADLLDNNKGLIAVEKLSRAIEQTDGVSKVRSATRPVGKGLSDLYVKSQAKELNTGLDKSNEGLKKIQDALTTMSKSIEDQTPQIKSSGKGINQLISGTESVQTGIQNVEKMLRKLQSGIDQNKNGVAEIKEKIKSAKKELTAQVAQVNQQVSLYKSISKELKAALAQVDTSSSAAADVKALITQANKQFSTLEKQIPQVKENQSYQAIKASYNELSTTLQEGAKQADSYAKQAKEAKKQLEAADAFIAKASEQQKVLTSQIDELIAGLDAIETGLDQTSKGQGQLADNMPKLANGAGKVIDGQKQMKEKIGGFGDDLTKLTDGLNKSASGLEKISSGLMGAGDYLDELKNAPDQDMAGWFIPKDVLKNKAFKQVFDSYMSDDRKMTKIDVILEKNPYGNEALSTIKQVEASVERALPETNLKDASFGVSGVSSMNADLKQLSDQDFNKTVLYMMIGIFLILVILFRSLVMPLYLVGSLILTYFTAIGMTEFIFTHFFGYPGINWAVPFFGFVILMALGVDYSIFLMERFNEYKTKDIQFAMTESMKNMGSVIMSAAVILAGTFAAMLPSGVLSLLQIATLVLTGLLLYALVVLPLFVPVMVKLFGSANWFPFKRKE; encoded by the coding sequence ATGAGAGCAATCATAAAGGGTAGATGGCTGATCACGATTCTATGGATCGTATTAGCGGCAGTGTTACTCATCACCGCTCCTAATATGGCGCAATTAACAAAAGAAAAAGGGCAAATTTCTGTACCAGACGGCTATCCGTCCTCATATGCGGATCAGTTATTAAAGAAAATGTCTGAAAACGGCGATACAGAAAAATCAATCGTCATTGTCTTTCAAGAAAAGAACATCGTAAAAGAAAGAGAAACATCTTTAAAAAAGGCAATGGAGATTATAGAAAAAGATCAAGATCTTCATGTAGAGGACATCACTTCTTATTTTGAAGCCAATAAAGATATCAAAAAACAAATGCTCTCTAAAGATGAAACAACGCTTCTTGTTCCAGTTACATATGACTCAAACAAAATCAAAGCTTCTGATTTTAAAGAAAAAGTCAATGAAAAGCTGAAGAGCTTAAATCTGACATTTGAAATGACAGGACAGCCATTAATTGATGATGATGTGATCACAAGCTCGCAAGAAGGTCTGAAGAAAACAGAGTTCATTACGATTGGGTTTATTCTCATCGTCCTTGTCCTTGTCTTTAGATCAGCTGTGGCGCCTTTCGTTCCGTTAGTCGCAGTAGCTCTGTCTTACTTGGTGAGTCAATCCATCGTGGCTTATTTAGTCAAATATCTCGACTTCCCGCTCTCGACCTTTACCCAAATCTTCATGGTCGCGATCATGTTTGGAATAGGAACGGACTACTGCATTCTGCTTCTCAGCCGCTTTAAAGAAGAGATCGCACACGGTAAAGATAAAATTGAGGCGATTCTGATTACGTATAAAACAGCAGGAAAGACCGTTTTATTCAGCGGAATTGCTGTGCTGATCGGTTTTACCTGTATAGGCCTGGCGCAATTCCAGCTCTATAAATCAGCTGTTGCAGTAGCAGTTGGTGTCGCTGTGCTGATTGTGGCGCTTCTCACGATTGTTCCGTTCTTTATGGCGGTTTTAGGAAAAGTGTTATTTTGGCCGATTAAAGGTGATATTGCTCATCCGCAGTCAAAAATGTGGGAAACAGCAGGACGCTTTTCCTTTAAGAAACCACTTTTTAGTTTATTAATCGTAGGAATCATTACGCTTCCGCCCATTCTCATGTATAAAGGAACGCTTTCGTATAACAGCTTAGATGAAATCGGTAATAAATACGAATCAGTCAATGCATTCAATACCATTTCTGACAAATTTGGGCCAGGAGAAGCACTGCCGGCAACGATTGTCGTGAAATCAGCTGATTTGTTAGACAACAATAAAGGATTGATTGCCGTTGAAAAGCTCAGCCGTGCAATTGAACAAACAGATGGCGTAAGTAAAGTGAGAAGTGCGACACGTCCTGTCGGTAAAGGGCTGAGTGATCTGTACGTGAAATCACAAGCCAAAGAGCTGAATACCGGACTTGATAAAAGCAATGAAGGCTTGAAAAAAATCCAAGATGCACTGACGACAATGAGTAAATCTATTGAAGATCAAACGCCGCAGATCAAATCATCTGGAAAAGGCATTAACCAGCTGATTTCTGGCACTGAATCAGTACAAACAGGCATTCAAAATGTCGAGAAAATGTTAAGAAAACTGCAAAGCGGAATCGATCAAAACAAAAACGGTGTAGCAGAGATTAAAGAAAAAATTAAAAGTGCGAAAAAGGAATTAACGGCTCAAGTCGCACAAGTGAATCAGCAAGTGTCGCTGTATAAAAGCATTTCCAAAGAATTAAAGGCAGCATTAGCGCAAGTTGATACGTCATCCTCTGCCGCAGCGGATGTAAAAGCATTAATCACACAAGCAAATAAACAATTTAGTACACTCGAAAAACAAATTCCGCAGGTAAAAGAAAATCAATCGTATCAAGCCATCAAAGCTTCATATAATGAACTTTCTACGACCTTGCAAGAAGGGGCGAAACAGGCAGACAGCTATGCCAAACAAGCAAAAGAAGCCAAAAAACAGCTTGAAGCAGCGGATGCCTTTATCGCAAAAGCTTCAGAGCAGCAGAAAGTCTTGACGAGTCAAATCGATGAGCTCATTGCTGGCTTAGACGCAATTGAAACTGGACTTGATCAAACGTCTAAAGGTCAAGGACAGTTAGCTGATAATATGCCGAAGCTTGCAAATGGAGCTGGCAAAGTGATTGATGGTCAAAAACAAATGAAAGAAAAGATTGGCGGCTTTGGTGATGACCTGACCAAGCTGACAGATGGGCTGAACAAAAGCGCAAGTGGACTGGAGAAAATTTCAAGCGGGTTAATGGGTGCAGGTGACTACTTAGACGAACTGAAAAATGCACCAGATCAAGACATGGCCGGCTGGTTTATCCCAAAAGACGTGCTGAAAAATAAAGCATTCAAGCAAGTATTTGATTCATACATGTCGGATGACCGCAAGATGACAAAAATTGATGTCATTTTAGAAAAAAATCCATATGGCAATGAAGCCTTGTCGACGATCAAACAAGTAGAAGCTTCTGTCGAGCGGGCACTTCCTGAAACGAACCTAAAAGATGCATCATTCGGCGTTTCAGGTGTATCAAGTATGAACGCTGATTTAAAACAGCTGTCAGACCAAGATTTCAATAAGACGGTTCTTTACATGATGATCGGTATTTTCCTCATCCTGGTGATCCTGTTCCGTTCGCTTGTTATGCCGCTGTACTTGGTAGGTTCACTTATTTTGACTTACTTTACAGCTATCGGGATGACAGAATTTATTTTCACCCATTTCTTCGGATACCCGGGCATTAACTGGGCTGTTCCATTCTTTGGATTTGTCATATTAATGGCGCTCGGAGTCGATTATTCGATTTTCTTAATGGAGCGGTTCAATGAATACAAAACAAAAGACATTCAGTTTGCTATGACCGAATCAATGAAGAATATGGGCTCTGTCATTATGTCTGCTGCTGTTATTTTGGCAGGAACCTTTGCAGCAATGCTTCCTTCAGGAGTGCTGTCTCTCCTGCAGATTGCAACACTTGTTCTAACAGGACTTTTGCTGTACGCACTTGTTGTGCTACCATTGTTCGTACCTGTGATGGTGAAATTGTTCGGATCAGCTAACTGGTTCCCATTTAAACGAAAAGAATAG